The genomic window CTGGCGTACTCAATGGTACAGCCCCCAACCCCGTGCGAATGAATGAACTATCCCAAACTATGGGACAAGTTATGAATCGTCCTTCTTGGTTGCCCGTACCCGGTATAGCAATAGAGGCATTACTAGGAGATGGTGCGATCGTTGTCTTAGAGGGGCAGCAAGTTGTCCCTAAGCGGACTTTGGAGTACAACTTTGATTATCAATACCCCACCCTGCCAGAGGCGCTTAAAGACATTCTAGGCAACAGCTAATATTTAGTCCGAAGTTGGGTAATTTTCCCTACAATACCGCTAATAATTGTCCCTGCCATCAAAATCCCGATCGCTGGGGTAAATACTGGTGTCCAGAGTTTGTACCATAGGTCTAAGCCTAGGGGGAGTTTAAGAGCGTGTCCAGCTACAGCGATCGCTAACCAAAAAAAGGCAAGCAATACTACAAAAAAATCTGCTACTAAAGCTAAATTAATCCACTTGACAAAAATATTTTCGCGGCGAGTTTGGTTAGTCATAAATCAACTTATACCTCAAACAGCCATTTATTAACTCTTTCTAAGCTTTTCCAGCCAGGCTTTCGAGCAAACCCATCGGCAATGCTTTGTTTGATTTCGGCGCGGACTTCTTCATCAATCATAATTAGCTGCATCGCTAAATCAATGTGTTCGCGCACGCCCTTGGTATTATTTTCTAACATTGCCAAGGCTAAATTAACTCGTGACTGCGCGTCTTGAGGATTTAGTTTTACCGCTTTTTGAGCGGCTTTGTAAGCGAAAGTTGGCTTGTTATCCAACATATACAGCCAAGCTAAACAAGCCCAAGCGGCACTACTTTTGGGAGCGCGATCGCATACTTCCTTAAAAGCTGGAATTAAAGTTGCTACTTCTTCCCCAGCTTTGTAACGTTCTAAACTTTCTTCAAATAAAGAGCCAACAGTTTCGGTCATCGTTTCCAATCAACAAAGGTATATGGGTAGTAGAAACCCAACAAGGGAATCAGGGTTGTGGTAGAGACGTTGCACTGCAACGTCTCTCCATGGGGTGGAACGTCTTTACATTTTAAACCCCGAAAGACTTACCACAGCCGCAGGTTTGCGCCGCATTGGGATTAGTAAATTGAAACCCGCCTCCAATTAAAGCATTGCTGTAATCAAGCATTAAACCATAAAGATATAACAAACTTTTGGGATCGCTGACAATTTTAAAACCATCGTAATCAAAAACTTGATCTTTCTCGCCAATGTTAGCTTCGGCTTCAAAATCCATCATGTAAGACATTCCCGAACAACCACCCTGACGCACTCCCACACGCAAATATAGATCCTTACCTTGTTGCTGTTGTAATGCCTGTAAGTGTTGTAAAGCAGCTTGGCTTAATTGAATCCCGCGTTGAGCCGATTGAACTGTAGAATTTGTCATAGTTACGAACCTGCTTTAAAGTTAAAGTGAAGTAATAACAGCTTTTTAGTTTATTTTAGCGAGTTGTAGAGCTTTTAACTGTTCAAGATGTTAGCTAGTATCAATAATAGATGTGCTAGTTACAAACCTAGCTTGGTATTGTGGCGGTTTCAGCAATTGTCAACAATCCTGTAGTTACAATGGCTAAAGGCTATATATCTTAGTTAGGAAGAGCGCAATTTGTGGAAAATATCAACAAGTAAGCGTTCATCTTAAAAATTAGAAGCAAGATCGCTAAACAACTTGCGGCTAATGGCTTTCTCCCTCTTACACTTCTGGTGATTGGTTTGGTTTATGACAATGTCTTTGAATAGTGCTACCCTTCGTCGGTTACAAAAATTAAACCAGATTGCTAGTGTTTGGGAGGGCGATCGCCGTCCATTTGCGCCCGCGACATCCGCGTTGGAATCTAATCCAGAATCCAAAGGTGAGTGTATCCTCTGGGTAGATGGTTCTCAAGGAGTGGTACGGGCGATGGATGTAGTAGCCGAAGATACTGGCCCAGAGGCAATTGTGCGGACGCTATTGAGAGCCATAGAGCATCCCAACAGCCCCGCCAAACCTGCACGCCCGCAAAAAATTGTTGTTAGAAGTCGGGAAATTCAGTTTTTTTTACGTGGCGCTCTCCAAGAGTTGGATATTGCGATCGATTATGTCCCCGATTTACCGCTAATTGATGAGCTATACCGCAGCTTTCAAGAAGTAGTTGACAGTCAAGTTCCCGAATTACCGCCCCAGTACGCTCAAGCTCTCAATCAAAAAGCTTTTGAAATTTGGCATGGCGCCCCTTGGGAAGTATTAGAGGAGCATCAAATTATCTCTATTGAATTAAATCAATGGGATGTAGGTACTCTCTACGCTTCAGTTATGGGAATGTTGGGGATGGAGTACGGAATTTTGCTCTATCGCTCGGAGGAGTCTTTAAAGCAATTTCGGGCAAAGGTGTTGTTAGAAGACGAGTCTCCAGGAAACTTGGAAGAAGCTTTTTTACAGCAAGACTGCTTGTTTTTGACTTTTGATACTGATGAGGAAGATGAGGAGGATGAGGAGGATGAGGATATTATTGATTTAGCCGATTTGCCCCTAACAGAGATCCAGCCATCTTTTGGAAATATTCACCCCTTGGAAGGTTTGCGCTCGGTACTGTACGAAGAAGAAGCGATCGCAATGTATATGGCGTTAGAAGGACTTAATCGCTTTATCCGGGACGAACGCGAGGTTTTATCTGACGATGAAATAATTCCCCTCAAGCATAAATATAAGATTTCTCCTCCGCCAACAGAGGCAAAAACTAAAGAAAAGCCCATTGCTGTTACTGTTGCAACAATGCCAGAACTCACCGCCGAATTAGAAGCGATGACTTTTGATGGTGATGAGGATGACGATGAAATGCCAACGTTTCAGTCCTTGCGAGATGATTTGATCCCCGAAGACTCTTTTTTAAGTTTGGGTGTAGTCTCTTGGGAAATGGTGGGTTATCTCCGTACCGGCGCAATTCATCACCAAGTTGGACAACCTACCCAAGCGGGGGATGGATTGCCAGTAATTTTGATTCAGACATCCCGCCCCAAAGCTATGACGATTATTACTACTATTCAAGAAGCGGGGGGACTTCAAGGAATTGGGTTTAATCCTGGCGCTGATCCTTTTGAAGGGGAACGTTACGATTTAGGAGTCTTAAAAACTGAAAATGAGGAAATGTTTTTATTTGGCGAGTTTTTAGACACAGATCCAGTTCACGTTGCAGCGCGCAAAAAATGGGACGAGCGGTGTAAAAATACTGGCGGTTATTGCGGTTTGATTGTTGCTAGGGGATTGATGGGAGCTTCACGGGGAAAGCCGCACTTAAAAGATATGATGGCGCTATTTGTGGGGCAAAATCTCTCTCCTCAAGATTTAGGGATTGGAACGCTACAACTAATGCCGCAATTTGAGTAAACAAAACCGCTAACAGATTAAAATATGTAAAGAATACGCGAAGGATTAAATACTAGATGCGGGTGGCGATCGTTGGGGCAGGACTAGCAGGGCTGGCAAGTGCGGTAGAATTAGCAGATGCTGGCTGGGACGTAGAAATTTTTGAATCTCGTCCGTTTGTGGGCGGTAAAGTTGGCAGTTGGGTAGATACGGACGGCAATCATGTAGAGATGGGATTGCACGTCTTTTTTGGCAACTACTATCAACTATTTGACTTGATGAAAAAAGTGGGGGCGCTAGATAACTTGCGCTTAAAGCAACATACCCATACTTTTATTAATGAAGGCGGACGCATTGGCGAATTAGATTTTCGCTTTCTGACTGGTGCGCCCTTCAACGGATTAAAGGCATTTTTTACTACATCTCAACTATCATTACTTGATAAAGCCCAAAATGCGATCGCTCTTGGTACTAGCCCCATAGTCCGAGGCTTGGTAGACTTTGAAGGGGCGATGAAAACTATCCGCAACTTGGATAGCGTCAGCTTTGCTGATTGGTTTCGCCGTCAAGGGGGTAGTAATGGCAGTCTCAAGCGGATGTGGAATCCCATAGCTTACGCCCTCGGCTTTATCGATACGGAAAATATTTCGGCTCGTTGTATGCTCACAATCTTCCTGATGTTTGCTACCAAAAGCGAAGCGTCAGTATTGCGAATGCTAGAAGGTTCTCCCCACGAGTATTTGCTTAAACCAATTGTGGAATATTTGGAGGCTAGAGGGGTAAAAATCCATACTCGCCGCCGCGTTAGAGAAATTCAGTTTGCAGGGGAAGGGCAACAAACAAAAGTTACTGGCTTTGTAATTGCTAAAGGCGAAACAGAAGAAACCGTTTTAGCCGATGCTTATCTATTTGCTTGTGATGTCCCAGGAATTCAGCGAGTTTTACCCCCACAATGGCGCAAATGGTCAGAATTTGACAAAATTTATAAGTTAGATACTGTACCTGTGGCTACCGTACAGTTAAGGTTTGATGGTTGGGTAACAGAGTTGCAAAATGCTACAGAACGAACTCAATTAGACCGTGCCGCCGGGATAGATAATTTACTATATACAGCAGATGCTGACTTTTCTTGTTTTGCAGATTTGGCTCTAACTAGCCCCAGTGACTACTACATTCCCGGAAAAGGCTCGTTAATGCAACTGGTACTAACGCCAGGAGATCCATTTATCAAACAAAGTAACGAAGAAATTGCCCAGCACGTCCTTAAGCAAGTCCACGCTTTATTCCCTTCATCGCGGGAATTAAACATGACTTGGTTCAGCGTTGTCAAACTTGCTCAGTCATTGTATCGAGAAGCTCCTGGAATGGACGTATATCGTCCATCACAAAAAACCCCTATAAGTAATTTCTTCCTAGCGGGGAGTTACACTCAGCAAGATTATATCGATAGTATGGAAGGCGCAACGCTTTCTGGTCGTCAGGCAGCAAAAGTAATTTTGGCTAGTGTAGGGGAAATAGAAAATCCTCAACAATTATCTACTGTCGCGTAGCCCAAACAACAATAGAGGAAACCTAGATGGCTGATTGGTTAGAGCATAGCGTACAAGTTGAAGTAGATGCGCCTATAGATGTAGTTTGGCAGTTATGGGCGGATTTGGAGCAAATGCCTTTGTGGATGAAGTGGATTGATTCGGTGAAAGTTCTACCAAACGATCCGCAACTATCGCGCTGGAAACTAAAAACGGGTAGTTTAGAATTTAGCTGGCTATCGCGCCTAACAAAAATTGTCCCCCACCAAATTATTGAGTGGGAATCGGTGGACGGTTTACCCAATCGGGGCGCTATTCGCTTTTACGATCGCCCAAACAATAGTAGTATTGTCAAACTTTCTATTGCCTATGCTATTCCTGGGATCTTGGGCAAAATTATGGATGGTCTGTTTTTAGGGAAAGCAGTAGAATCAACGATTCAAGCAGACTTAGAAAGATTCCGTGATTACGCCATGCAAGCAAAAGCTCAAAAAGTTGGGACGCATCCTTATTGAAAAAACTCTAAGTTTGATGAGAGCTTAATGTAACTATTAGTACCAATCTTCCACCAGATAGATTTAGAGCTAAATCTAAAACGACAAAATGGTTTTTATAAATCTTCATAAAAACCTCATGTCCTGCAATTATCGGAAATTGAAAAAGTGCTATGGGAGATGAGCGCTTAGAATTATTTGCTGATTTAGCAAGTAATTTACCTCAAAAGTCGCCACAGCTTCTAGTTCCGACACCGCCCTTAGCTCTATGCGAAGTCTGCGTTATTGTCCCCGTTCGTAATGAAGCCCAAACTATAGAAACCACTCTTAGCGCCCTAGCCTACCAAATCGACTTAAAGGGAAACAAACTCGATTGGCGGCGTTATGAAGTTATTTTATTAGCAAATAATTGTAGCGATAATTCCGCCGAAATTGCCTGTTATTTTGCCAGACGGCATCCCGAATTAGTTTTGCACGTAGTGGAAATAACTCTACCTCCGGCGGAGGCATACATCGGTAGAGTGCGGCAAATTTTGATGGATGAAGCTTATCGTCGTCTAGTTTACTTGCGACGCAGACGAGGAATAATTGCTTCAACTGACGGGGATTCTCAAGTTACGCCGACTTGGATTGCGGCTAATATTGCCGAAGTTGCGGCGGGTGCGGATGCGGTAGGTGGGAGAATATATATAACTAAAAGCGATCGCGCTACTTTAAATCCTTACGCCAAAGCTTGCTATTTGCGCGAAGTTGGCTACCGTTTTCTCATTGCTGAATTAGAAGATTATCTCGATCCCGACCCCGACGATCGCTTTCCCCGCCACTATCAACATTATGGTGCAAGCCTGGCTGTAACAGCCCAGATGTACCAACAAGCAGGAGGATTACCCGCCGTCCGCACCCCGGAAGATGTAGCTTTTTACCAAGCTTTATTGCGGGTAAATGCGCGTTTTCGCCATAGTCCTTTAGTAAAAGTTGTAACTTCAGCCAGAGAAACGGGACGCGCCGCTTTAGGGTTGGCAAATCAATTGCATCAATGGGCGGCGATGGGAATGGGTGAGCAACCTTTTTTAGTAGAATCAGTAAATGCGATCGCGCTGCGTTTGCAAGTACGTCACCAATTGCGAATACTTTGGTCGGGCATTTTAGACGGTTATCAGCCAGATATTGCTCATATAGCTCAAATAGCAACAGATTTGGGGGTAAACGTACAATGGTTAGCCAAAGAATTGACGCAACCACATACTTTTGGTTTATTGTTTGAGAAAATCGAGCAACGCCAAGAGAAAGAAGGGATTTGGGCGCAACGTTGGCAAAAGGTAGAGATTAGACAAGTTATAACAGAATTACGGATATATCTTGATGAATTACGGAAAAAGTGCGATCGCTATAGTTTATCTAAATTGCCTAGTTTTTCAGCCCAAGATTTTGCTAATTTGCAGGCTGAACGGCTGATTCCTTTTTAGAAGCAATCTAAAAAAGTGCATAAGTTTGTTGGTTATGCTGATTAAGTGCGATTACTTTTTGAGCAATTGATATTGTAGAGAATGCGATCGCTATTTTTTTCATTTACTTAGACAAGTTAGGTTCTACCACAATTGGGAAACTCTCAAACCGGAGAGTTCATTTCGCCGCAAGCACTTTCAAGACGCTAGTGTTAAAATTCTTACATATTTCTTACTCTTTTGACCCCGAATCTGATGAAAGTAACCAAGCTGTCGAGCAAAGGACAAGTTATTATTCCAAAAACCTTACGTGCTGCTCATAATTGGGAAGCAGGTCAAGAGCTTATTGCGATTGATGTTGGTGATGGTATTCTTTTAAAACCCAAAAAGCCTTTCCCAGAGACGACGTTAGCGCAGGTTGCAGGATGCTTAGAATATTCAGGAAAGCCGAAAAGTTTAGATGATATAGAAGATGCGATTCACCAAGGAGTAATGGAACAGTGGCATGATTGCAGTTGATACAAATATTGTTGTACGTCTCTTAACTCAAGATGACGAACAGCAATACAACAAAAGCTTTAAGCTATTTCAGAAACATGATGTATTTATTCCAGACATAGTAATCCTTGAAACAGAGTGGGTTTTACGTTTTGCTTACAACTTCAAACCCAATAAAATTTGCGAAGCATTTAAAAATTTATTCGGTTTACCTAATGTTCAGCTTACGAATGGAAATTTAATGGCGCAAGTTCTGCAATGGCATGAAAACGGCTTGGATTTTGCCGATGCAATCCATTTAGCACAAAGCCAGAACTGTTCCGCGCTTTACACTTTTGATACTAAGTTCGTAAATAAAGCTAAGAAATTAACGGAGTGTGCAGTTCAGCAGCCTTGAAATATCTTTAACCGATTGCCTTTTAAGTGTAGGCTCTAATTCTACCTAGAAGCGGGTTTCGGCGGGGAAGCAGAGCCAGTATTGTAAGGATTGTGGGAACTAGGCTATAAAAAATGCGATCGCTAACCGTTGTTGAAATATCTCTCAAGTGAACACTGATTGGTTTTGAGGATTTATCAACCAACCCACCGAAGGAAAATATTAGCAACTCTATCATTTTTTAAGTGAGAGTCAAGCTTTTAGGCTGTATTTGCTACCATTTCCGCTTGCTCGCTCAAATAAATCGAGCCGATATTGTTCTTCCTTTTGTCCTAATAAATGCCGTTTTACAAAAGTAGAATATTTTTGGATTGATTATGATTATACTCTTTGCAGGTTATAGGCATCGAGAGCCAGATCGCAATTCATCAAAATAAGGGAATGATTCAGCGAGGTAATATTAAGAACACAAGCGCAAGCTAAATTTAAATTTTAATTAAACTCTGTATAGGAAGTTCAAAATGGAGATTTTTTGGAAATTCTTACTAGATATATGTCTATTTCTAGCGTTGGTATTATCTACAACAATAATAAATGTCATATTAGTTATTTTGTTTCAAGGTAATATCAGTTTACGATCATTGTGTTTCGAGACGATTAAACAAATTTTGCAATCTCCATGGTTAACAGCAATGTTTACTATGTTCTTCTCTTTTTCGTTAATTGCTAGCTATTTTTGCAGCAAGATATTTTATGTAATGTTTAACTCTTTCAACATATTAGATGTATCTTTCGTCTCAGCTTGCTTTTTTATCTTCATGCTTTTGTTAATGGATTGTAATAAAATTTTGGCTAACATCGAAAAAACAGATAGTCTCAAAGAAATGGACTACTACAAAGTTATATTATGGCGAAACATAGACTCATCATTAACACCTGCAATAATTAATACATTGTTAGTTGTGCTAGGTATGTTGATTACCTACTACCAATTTAACTAGATTCGTTAGTCAGATTGTAGCTTTGGAGTTTTTTGCTCTTGAGAGTATTTCATCCACATTCAAACCTGGACAACTTCATCTAGATAGCATTGCCTGTGCTACTAAAATGCGATCAAAAGGATCTCTATGATGTAGAGGCAAGTTAAAATAGCGCTCAGTATTAGAGAATGCGATCGGCAAAACTTCTATTTTTAGTTGTTGTAGCACTATCTCTAACTCAGCAAAGGAGTTTTGCAAGCTAAGTTTTCCTAAACCAAGCTTAATTGAAATTTCCCATAGACTGGCAATACTCAACCAAAGAGTATTACTTGGATCTTCAAGAATTTCTGCTGCTTTAGAACTTAATTTTTTGCTGTCTTGCAAGTACCAGAGAAAAGTATGGGTATCCAGGAGAAGATTCATGTTTACATATAATCTTTTAATTCTTCAAGTGGTTCATCAAAATCCTCAGACATCCAGACTTTACCTTTCCAGATTCCAAGTCCGCCTCGCTTGGTAGTATTTGGCGTTTTAGGAGCTTCTGGGGCGTAGCGATTTACTAGAAATTCTATATAGTCAAGAACTGACTGTTTGGCAGATTCCGGCAATTTTTCGAGATTTTTCAAGATAGTAGTTTCTATCATTTTTACACGCGCTCAAATAAATCGAGCCGATATTGTTCTTCCTTTTGACCTAATAAATGTCGTAATTTAGTCGGAGCAAGTTCAAAAAACGAGTCGTGGACTTCATCGCCACTTAAAGGATAATCACGGGCGTAAAGCGTCCAGTGAACTAAAAGCAAATGTCCGCTGGGTTCTAGATGCTCTAGGATTAACTGTTGAGCTTTTTTTAAGTCTTCCCAACACCAGTAATAGCCAACTTCTGAAACTAAAGTTAAATCAAATGTTTCATTAGGATATTGCTCTGGTACAGACATAATCTCAAATTTAACGTGGGAAAGCGATTTACAGCGCGCGATCGCTTTCTCTTGCGCTAACTTTGATACATCAATAGAAAGCAAAGCATCGCAACGTTGGGCGAGTTTTTGAGTTAGTACGCCAATAGATCCGCCAATTTCAAAAGCCGAACGATAACGTTCTTTTGGTAAAGCGGCAATTGTGGCAGCATATTTATTAGCTTCGTACTCGCTAGTTTCAAACTTCCAAGGATCGGGACTTTCAGTATAAAGCTTGTCAAAGTAGCTAGGCGGTAAAGAGTTAGGTTGCGACTCGTTCATAAATATTCCTCTAAATAAACTTCCACTGGACGAGTAAAGTTTACCAACATTTCTGAGGTTAGCCGAAACCCTTGGGGGTCATCATCAATTAAATTAGTGATTTGGGAACGATAAGATGCGATCGCTTGTTGTTTTAATTTCAGTACAAAGCTAATATCTAATCGCCAGCTAATAAGCTTGTGATTATCCCAGTTTGTACTTTGCGAGTCGTCCCAATCCCAGATTGGATACTCTATTAAACGCGGAGTCATATTTAAGCTAGTTAAAGCTTTACTAACTAACTGAAAACTAGCACGGTGATCGGAGTGAGGATCGCAGCGCAGAGGTAAAAATACAATTTCTGGGGCAATTTGCGCTAAATATTGACTCAAATCGAGGTTTTGATGAGCAACTCCGCCATCGGGTAAACGCAAAAAGTTAATCGCCGTTGCATCAACTCCCAATATGTCCAAAGCTGAGATTGTCTCGCTTTCCCGTAATTCTCGCAGCGCTAAAGGTGGATACTTTCGGGAATTGGGGTGAGACAAAGTACCGTCGCTAACTACCAGCACGCTTACGTCACAGCCAATAGAACGTAAAAGTGCGATCGCGCCTCCACAGCCCAAAGTCTCATCGTCGGGGTGTGGTGCAACAATTAGCGCCCGTTTAACAGCAATTTGGGACACCGAATACAAGGGCGATTCTACACCCGTTAATAGTAAGTTTTCGACCATAAAGAATCAATTGAGGTAGTGTCAGCCAATGCGTACTTACCAGCGCTGCCTAAAGCTGCATCAAAAGCAGGTTGGCGTAAATACAAACTTAAATCGCGGATAATTCGCTCCATCGGATAGGGAGGTAATAAGCCGCGAGTACCAACAATTCGTTCGCTTAGTTGCATTGCATCCATACAAATAGACTCGATTGTTGTTCTTACCATATTTGTATAAGCAACTAATTT from Synechocystis sp. PCC 7509 includes these protein-coding regions:
- a CDS encoding HesB/IscA family protein — its product is MTNSTVQSAQRGIQLSQAALQHLQALQQQQGKDLYLRVGVRQGGCSGMSYMMDFEAEANIGEKDQVFDYDGFKIVSDPKSLLYLYGLMLDYSNALIGGGFQFTNPNAAQTCGCGKSFGV
- a CDS encoding DUF6930 domain-containing protein — its product is MTMSLNSATLRRLQKLNQIASVWEGDRRPFAPATSALESNPESKGECILWVDGSQGVVRAMDVVAEDTGPEAIVRTLLRAIEHPNSPAKPARPQKIVVRSREIQFFLRGALQELDIAIDYVPDLPLIDELYRSFQEVVDSQVPELPPQYAQALNQKAFEIWHGAPWEVLEEHQIISIELNQWDVGTLYASVMGMLGMEYGILLYRSEESLKQFRAKVLLEDESPGNLEEAFLQQDCLFLTFDTDEEDEEDEEDEDIIDLADLPLTEIQPSFGNIHPLEGLRSVLYEEEAIAMYMALEGLNRFIRDEREVLSDDEIIPLKHKYKISPPPTEAKTKEKPIAVTVATMPELTAELEAMTFDGDEDDDEMPTFQSLRDDLIPEDSFLSLGVVSWEMVGYLRTGAIHHQVGQPTQAGDGLPVILIQTSRPKAMTIITTIQEAGGLQGIGFNPGADPFEGERYDLGVLKTENEEMFLFGEFLDTDPVHVAARKKWDERCKNTGGYCGLIVARGLMGASRGKPHLKDMMALFVGQNLSPQDLGIGTLQLMPQFE
- the zds gene encoding 9,9'-di-cis-zeta-carotene desaturase, whose amino-acid sequence is MRVAIVGAGLAGLASAVELADAGWDVEIFESRPFVGGKVGSWVDTDGNHVEMGLHVFFGNYYQLFDLMKKVGALDNLRLKQHTHTFINEGGRIGELDFRFLTGAPFNGLKAFFTTSQLSLLDKAQNAIALGTSPIVRGLVDFEGAMKTIRNLDSVSFADWFRRQGGSNGSLKRMWNPIAYALGFIDTENISARCMLTIFLMFATKSEASVLRMLEGSPHEYLLKPIVEYLEARGVKIHTRRRVREIQFAGEGQQTKVTGFVIAKGETEETVLADAYLFACDVPGIQRVLPPQWRKWSEFDKIYKLDTVPVATVQLRFDGWVTELQNATERTQLDRAAGIDNLLYTADADFSCFADLALTSPSDYYIPGKGSLMQLVLTPGDPFIKQSNEEIAQHVLKQVHALFPSSRELNMTWFSVVKLAQSLYREAPGMDVYRPSQKTPISNFFLAGSYTQQDYIDSMEGATLSGRQAAKVILASVGEIENPQQLSTVA
- a CDS encoding AbrB/MazE/SpoVT family DNA-binding domain-containing protein, yielding MKVTKLSSKGQVIIPKTLRAAHNWEAGQELIAIDVGDGILLKPKKPFPETTLAQVAGCLEYSGKPKSLDDIEDAIHQGVMEQWHDCS
- a CDS encoding class I SAM-dependent DNA methyltransferase, with protein sequence MNESQPNSLPPSYFDKLYTESPDPWKFETSEYEANKYAATIAALPKERYRSAFEIGGSIGVLTQKLAQRCDALLSIDVSKLAQEKAIARCKSLSHVKFEIMSVPEQYPNETFDLTLVSEVGYYWCWEDLKKAQQLILEHLEPSGHLLLVHWTLYARDYPLSGDEVHDSFFELAPTKLRHLLGQKEEQYRLDLFERV
- a CDS encoding SRPBCC family protein, encoding MADWLEHSVQVEVDAPIDVVWQLWADLEQMPLWMKWIDSVKVLPNDPQLSRWKLKTGSLEFSWLSRLTKIVPHQIIEWESVDGLPNRGAIRFYDRPNNSSIVKLSIAYAIPGILGKIMDGLFLGKAVESTIQADLERFRDYAMQAKAQKVGTHPY
- a CDS encoding type II toxin-antitoxin system VapC family toxin — encoded protein: MNLLLDTHTFLWYLQDSKKLSSKAAEILEDPSNTLWLSIASLWEISIKLGLGKLSLQNSFAELEIVLQQLKIEVLPIAFSNTERYFNLPLHHRDPFDRILVAQAMLSR
- the vapB gene encoding type II toxin-antitoxin system VapB family antitoxin is translated as MIETTILKNLEKLPESAKQSVLDYIEFLVNRYAPEAPKTPNTTKRGGLGIWKGKVWMSEDFDEPLEELKDYM
- a CDS encoding glycosyltransferase; the encoded protein is MGDERLELFADLASNLPQKSPQLLVPTPPLALCEVCVIVPVRNEAQTIETTLSALAYQIDLKGNKLDWRRYEVILLANNCSDNSAEIACYFARRHPELVLHVVEITLPPAEAYIGRVRQILMDEAYRRLVYLRRRRGIIASTDGDSQVTPTWIAANIAEVAAGADAVGGRIYITKSDRATLNPYAKACYLREVGYRFLIAELEDYLDPDPDDRFPRHYQHYGASLAVTAQMYQQAGGLPAVRTPEDVAFYQALLRVNARFRHSPLVKVVTSARETGRAALGLANQLHQWAAMGMGEQPFLVESVNAIALRLQVRHQLRILWSGILDGYQPDIAHIAQIATDLGVNVQWLAKELTQPHTFGLLFEKIEQRQEKEGIWAQRWQKVEIRQVITELRIYLDELRKKCDRYSLSKLPSFSAQDFANLQAERLIPF
- a CDS encoding type II toxin-antitoxin system VapC family toxin, which translates into the protein MIAVDTNIVVRLLTQDDEQQYNKSFKLFQKHDVFIPDIVILETEWVLRFAYNFKPNKICEAFKNLFGLPNVQLTNGNLMAQVLQWHENGLDFADAIHLAQSQNCSALYTFDTKFVNKAKKLTECAVQQP
- a CDS encoding PIG-L deacetylase family protein, with the translated sequence MVENLLLTGVESPLYSVSQIAVKRALIVAPHPDDETLGCGGAIALLRSIGCDVSVLVVSDGTLSHPNSRKYPPLALRELRESETISALDILGVDATAINFLRLPDGGVAHQNLDLSQYLAQIAPEIVFLPLRCDPHSDHRASFQLVSKALTSLNMTPRLIEYPIWDWDDSQSTNWDNHKLISWRLDISFVLKLKQQAIASYRSQITNLIDDDPQGFRLTSEMLVNFTRPVEVYLEEYL
- a CDS encoding tetratricopeptide repeat protein, whose protein sequence is MTETVGSLFEESLERYKAGEEVATLIPAFKEVCDRAPKSSAAWACLAWLYMLDNKPTFAYKAAQKAVKLNPQDAQSRVNLALAMLENNTKGVREHIDLAMQLIMIDEEVRAEIKQSIADGFARKPGWKSLERVNKWLFEV